In one Saccharibacillus brassicae genomic region, the following are encoded:
- a CDS encoding Fur family transcriptional regulator, with protein sequence MLSMERIIEIMAEQGLRITDQRKTLAKLFAEAPGYLSAKDVYDYMGQKYKGLSFDTVYRNLRVMQELGVLEQIVFEEGVKFKLHCSEDHHHHHMICLQCEKTYPITFCPMQLTESPDDFQVVKHKFEVFGYCKDCREEASLEPVRAAAGKREAR encoded by the coding sequence ATGCTTTCAATGGAACGCATTATCGAGATCATGGCGGAGCAGGGGCTTCGAATTACGGATCAGCGCAAGACGCTGGCCAAGTTGTTCGCCGAGGCGCCGGGTTATCTGTCCGCCAAAGACGTCTATGACTATATGGGACAAAAATACAAAGGACTCAGCTTCGATACGGTCTACCGCAATCTGCGGGTGATGCAGGAGCTTGGCGTTCTGGAGCAGATCGTGTTCGAAGAAGGCGTGAAGTTCAAGCTGCACTGCAGCGAAGACCACCATCACCATCATATGATCTGTTTGCAGTGCGAGAAGACGTATCCGATTACGTTCTGTCCGATGCAGCTGACGGAATCGCCCGACGACTTCCAGGTAGTCAAGCACAAGTTCGAAGTGTTCGGCTACTGCAAGGACTGCCGCGAAGAAGCTTCGCTTGAACCGGTCCGTGCCGCGGCGGGGAAGCGTGAAGCGCGATGA
- the yidD gene encoding membrane protein insertion efficiency factor YidD, which yields MKIARRTVQGPIRFYRKFISPLTPPSCRFVPTCSAYALEAIEVHGAARGSWLAAKRISKCHPLHAGGYDPVPPRPERDLRAQAPESEQSNEVRSTQA from the coding sequence ATGAAGATCGCCCGCCGGACGGTTCAGGGACCGATCCGTTTCTATCGCAAATTCATCTCTCCGCTGACGCCGCCGAGCTGCCGGTTCGTGCCGACCTGTTCGGCGTACGCGCTCGAAGCGATCGAGGTGCACGGCGCGGCGCGGGGAAGCTGGCTGGCCGCCAAACGGATCTCCAAGTGCCATCCGCTGCATGCGGGCGGTTACGATCCGGTGCCTCCCCGGCCGGAGCGTGATCTCCGGGCGCAGGCGCCGGAAAGCGAACAATCGAACGAAGTCCGCAGTACGCAGGCCTGA